A single genomic interval of Rhododendron vialii isolate Sample 1 chromosome 3a, ASM3025357v1 harbors:
- the LOC131318947 gene encoding cytochrome P450 77A2-like — protein MDSLTSSSLSPYYHLIFTALAFVASGLIFLLTRKSKAKKLNLPPGPPGWPVVGNLFQVARSGKPFFEYVRDILLPKYGPIITLRMGTRTMIIISSAELAQEALIEKGQVFATRPRENPTRIIFSCNKFTVNAALYGPVWRSLRRNMVQGMLSSARLKQFGKVRNVAMDRLIARIKSEADANNGTVFVLRNARFAVFCILLTMCFGVELDEEMIEKVDQMMKVVLLVLDPRLDDYLPLLSPLFSKQRKRVKIVRNEQIQTLVPLIEKRRSLLENLESNPDAMPFSYLDTLFDLKIEGRKSTPTNAEIVTLCSEFINGGTDTTGTAIEWAIARVIQNPQIQTKLYEEIRSTVGDKKVEEKDAERMVYLNAFVKELLRKHPPTYFSLTHAVTEPAKLAGYDVPTDANVEIFLPGISEDPKIWKDPERFDPERFLTGGEEADITGTNGVKMIPFGIGRRICPGLSMATVHVNLMIARMVQEFEWSACPEGSKVDMAEKLEFTVVMKNTLRAKVKPRV, from the exons atggaCTCTCTCAcatcctcttctctctctccctactaCCACCTCATCTTCACCGCCCTCGCCTTCGTCGCCTCGGGCCTAATCTTCTTACTCACCCGCAAATCCAAGGCCAAGAAACTCAACCTCCCTCCGGGCCCGCCGGGCTGGCCCGTCGTCGGGAATCTCTTCCAGGTGGCCCGGTCCGGAAAGCCCTTCTTCGAGTACGTGAGGGACATCCTGTTGCCCAAGTACGGTCCCATTATCACGCTCCGGATGGGGACCCGGACCATGATCATCATAAGCAGCGCCGAGCTCGCCCAGGAGGCCCTGATCGAGAAGGGCCAGGTGTTCGCGACGCGGCCCAGGGAGAATCCGACCCGGATCATTTTCAGTTGCAACAAGTTTACGGTGAACGCCGCCCTGTACGGCCCCGTTTGGCGGTCGCTGCGGCGGAATATGGTTCAAGGCATGCTTAGCTCCGCCAGGCTCAAACAATTCG GCAAAGTGAGAAACGTAGCAATGGACAGGCTGATCGCAAGGATAAAATCCGAAGCCGACGCGAACAACGGCACCGTTTTCGTCCTCCGAAACGCCCGGTTCGCCGTGTTCTGCATCCTCCTAACCATGTGCTTCGGCGTCGAACTGGACGAGGAAATGATAGAAAAAGTCGATCAGATGATGAAAGTCGTCCTGTTGGTTCTCGACCCGCGACTGGACGATTACTTACCCCTCCTGAGCCCCCTCTTCTCCAAACAAAGAAAGCGAGTGAAAATAGTCCGGAACGAGCAAATCCAAACCCTAGTCCCCTTAATCGAGAAACGCCGGTCCTTGCTCGAGAACCTCGAATCCAACCCCGACGCGATGCCGTTTTCGTACCTGGACACCCTGTTCGACCTCAAGATCGAAGGGCGAAAATCCACGCCGACCAACGCGGAGATCGTGACCCTCTGCTCGGAGTTTATCAACGGCGGTACCGACACGACCGGGACGGCCATCGAGTGGGCCATAGCCAGAGTCATCCAGAACCCGCAGATCCAAACCAAGCTCTACGAGGAGATCAGGTCCACCGTGGGAGACAAAAAAGTCGAAGAGAAAGACGCCGAGAGGATGGTCTACTTGAACGCCTTCGTCAAGGAGCTGCTGCGCAAGCACCCGCCGACGTACTTCTCGTTGACCCACGCGGTAACGGAGCCCGCTAAGCTCGCGGGCTACGACGTGCCCACGGACGCCAACGTCGAGATATTCTTGCCGGGCATCTCGGAGGACCCGAAGATATGGAAGGACCCGGAGAGGTTCGACCCGGAGAGGTTCTTGACGGGCGGGGAGGAGGCGGACATAACGGGCACGAACGGGGTGAAGATGATTCCGTTCGGCATCGGGCGGCGGATCTGCCCCGGGTTGAGTATGGCGACGGTGCACGTGAATCTGATGATAGCCCGGATGGTTCAGGAGTTCGAGTGGTCCGCTTGCCCGGAAGGGAGTAAGGTTGATATGGCTGAGAAGTTGGAGTTTACGGTGGTGATGAAGAACACCTTGAGAGCTAAGGTGAAACCAAGGGTTTAA
- the LOC131318948 gene encoding uncharacterized RNA-binding protein C1827.05c produces the protein MGVKGKKAMVKRLKKGSSQLSAEKSGKNESADFLPLEGGPGRKLPKSEIRESNATVLYIGRIPHGFYENEMEAFFRQFGTIKRLRIARNRKTGKSKHFGFMEFESSEVAKIVAECMHNYLMFEHMLQVHLIPPERVHPKLWKGANRRYEALDWVQMERKRHNKERTLEEHKKLVEGILKRDKRRRKKIEAAGIDYECPEIVGGDQPAAKKIRFEEE, from the exons ATGGGTGTCAAGGGAAAGAAAGCCATGGTGAAGAGATTGAAAAAGGGTTCGTCACAACTATCAGCTGAAAAAAGTGGCAAAAATGAATCTGCTGATTTCTTG CCATTAGAGGGTGGTCCGGGCCGTAAGCTTCCCAAAAGCGAAATTCGGGAAAGCAATGCTACAGTCCTCTATATCGGGCGAATTCCACATGGGTTTTATGAGAATGAAATGGAAG CTTTCTTTAGACAGTTTGGCACAATCAAGAGGCTTAGAATTGCAAGGAATAGGAAG ACAGGAAAATCCAAGCATTTTGGCTTTATGGAATTTGAGTCCTCTGAG GTTGCGAAAATCGTAGCTGAGTGTATGCATAACTATCTCATGTTTGAGCACATGTTGCAAGTTCACCTTATTCCTCCTGAGCGTGTTCATCCAAAATT ATGGAAAGGTGCTAACCGACGGTACGAAGCATTGGACTGGGTCCAAATGGAAAGGAAGCGACATAACAAG GAAAGAACATTGGAAGAGCACAAGAAGTTGGTGGAAGGAATCTTGAAACGGGACAAGAGAAGGCGGAAGAAGATTGAAGCTGCTGGTATTGATTATGAGTGCCCTGAAATT GTGGGTGGCGATCAGCCTGCTGCGAAGAAGATTAGGTTTGAGGAAGAGTAG
- the LOC131318951 gene encoding uncharacterized protein LOC131318951, which produces MSIDQGTFESLVPSRFTTFTFPNPSSSSSSLSPNPLHTPLLRVAVLDSPTQHTTPLIAAMLVPTHRESDWTFSTHSGHLLLLASHHHHHHHHISRLILIGNLPSSPHPTPYTRSIQSLSHVQDALTPLLLALSPKSSFQHGLPEIPFLDYEDDLIRSAVVDTCVGSCVGEMLVEDVELEGRGFRRRLRFKRMPNLIQTQVRIVPIDRSSDVGFAGLGDLGLFRLDMGSLVQPYLGPMVAGLSVIGSCLERRVRDGFRLKALCLGVGGGALVTFLNDQLGFEVLGVEADEVVLTVARKYFGLRESKFVRVCVGDGIRFVQQIAGRGENANFDSLSDCFGVKLDSIFDVIMVDLDSSDARMGTMAPPLEFVGKSVLHAARLVVSDHGILVINVIPPSRSFYEKLVRELQEFFVELYEIDVGNGENFIFIATASPVGTDSRDSENSFLTKLKLVINGEYLNSIRKI; this is translated from the coding sequence atGTCAATCGACCAAGGCACCTTCGAATCTCTAGTTCCTTCCCGCTTCACCACATTCACATTCCCcaacccctcctcctcctcttcctctctctcccccaaccCTCTCCACACCCCACTCCTCCGAGTCGCCGTCCTCGACTCACCCACTCAACACACCACCCCTCTCATCGCCGCCATGCTCGTCCCCACCCACCGCGAGTCCGACTGGACCTTCTCCACCCACTCCGGCCACCTTCTCCTCCTCgcctcccaccaccaccaccaccaccaccacatctcCCGCCTCATCCTCATCGGTAACCTCCCCTCCTCCCCTCACCCCACACCCTACACACGCTCTATACAATCTCTATCCCACGTCCAAGACGCTTTAACCCCATTACTCCTTGCCTTGTCTCCTAAATCATCTTTCCAACACGGTCTTCCCGAAATACCCTTCTTGGATTACGAAGACGATCTCATTCGCAGTGCTGTGGTGGACACATGCGTGGGGTCTTGTGTTGGTGAGATGTTGGTCGAGGATGTTGAGTTGGAGGGAAGAGGGTTTAGGAGGAGGTTGAGGTTCAAGCGAATGCCCAATTTGATTCAGACCCAGGTTAGAATTGTCCCCATTGATAGAAGTTCTGATGTGGGTTTTGCTGGTTTGGGAGATTTAGGGTTGTTTAGGCTGGACATGGGTAGTTTGGTTCAGCCTTATTTGGGTCCAATGGTGGCTGGTCTGTCAGTGATCGGTTCGTGTTTGGAACGGAGGGTTCGAGACGGGTTTAGGCTGAAAGCATTGTGCTTGGGAGTAGGAGGTGGGGCTTTGGTTACGTTTTTGAATGATCAGTTGGGGTTTGAGGTGTTAGGGGTGGAGGCTGATGAGGTTGTTTTAACCGTCGCAAGAAAGTATTTCGGGTTACGAGAATCTAAGTTTGTTAGAGTTTGTGTTGGAGATGGAATAAGATTTGTGCAACAAATTGCAGGCCGAGgcgaaaatgcaaattttgattctttgagTGATTGCTTTGGTGTTAAATTAGATTCTATATTCGATGTGATTATGGTTGATTTGGATTCAAGTGATGCCAGGATGGGTACAATGGCCCCACCATTGGAGTTTGTGGGGAAGTCTGTTCTTCATGCTGCTAGATTGGTTGTTTCGGACCATGGAATTCTTGTAATTAATGTGATTCCGCCAAGCAGGTCATTCTATGAGAAATTGGTGCGTGAGTTGCAGGAGTTTTTCGTGGAGTTGTACGAGATAGATGTCGGAAATGgagagaattttatttttattgctaCTGCATCACCAGTTGGGACCGATTCCAGAGACTCCGAGAATTCTTTTCTCACAAAGTTGAAGCTGGTTATCAACGGAGAGTACTTGAATTCCATAAGGAAAATTTGA